The region CGCCTGACACTGCCCAGTTCTATCCGGTAATGGTCTATCCCGGAACGGAACTCTATGAGCAATACATGCGAGACGGCTTTCTGACCGCCAAGAAGTATTCGGACTGGCTAACCGACGAGGGTCTGCACAACTGCGTGGTCAGGACGAGCGAGTTCTCGGGCGAGGAGCTCGTTAGGTGGTGCGACGATGCGCGGAAGAGATTCTACCTTCGGCCTGGCTACATCGCTCGCAAGGCCCTTCAAATGGTGCGTCATCCGAGGGAGATAAGTCGCACCAAGAAGGCGGCGAAGACCTTTTTTAAGTACCTTTTCAGGGGCTCGTTCGGAAAAAAAGAAGCCGCTCGCTGACACAGGCCGGCGTTGCCGACCAACCCTCCTATATCTCTTCCGATCCCTTGTGCAGCCACTTCAAAGCTGATGGGCTCTTCTTCTCTGTCCTCAATCCGTAGGCTGGGCCAGCGGCCGGCAGCTACGGCTGTTCACGTTAATCCCTTTTGGACTTGGCTAATTTGTCCCGCGAACCAGGAATGCACACGAATTGACGTGAATGCGAAAGCGCCACGTTGACTCGCACAGCCATGAACGATAGCCTTGCGCTAAGAATCAAACCTGAACAAGGACTAAAGCAAGGAGTTCGAGGCCTCAAATGAAATGCCAAAACTGCGGGATTGAGCTGCTGGACAGGGCGAAGTTCTGCCTCGAGTGCGGCGCGAATCAGGGGCTGGCCAGACAGGCGATCCTCCCGGAGCAAGAGATAGCCGAGATTCAGAAGCGCTCGCAGACAAATGAATACGCCTCAAAACTGAGCGAGATCGCCGAGAAAGGCATCGCCATTGAGCGGCGTGACGTTGCCGTCCTGTTCGTGGATGTCTCCGGGTTCACACCGATGTTCGCCGCAGTTGGTTCGGAGCAGGTGCGCGAGGTCATGCGCGACGTGTATTCCGTCATGTCCGGGGCGATCACGCGTTGCGGCGGCTACGTTGACAAGTTCATCGGCGACGAGGTGATGGCGATCTTCGGGGCGCCTCTTGCGCTT is a window of bacterium DNA encoding:
- a CDS encoding adenylate/guanylate cyclase domain-containing protein; the protein is MKCQNCGIELLDRAKFCLECGANQGLARQAILPEQEIAEIQKRSQTNEYASKLSEIAEKGIAIERRDVAVLFVDVSGFTPMFAAVGSEQVREVMRDVYSVMSGAITRCGGYVDKFIGDEVMAIFGAPLAL